One genomic segment of Ipomoea triloba cultivar NCNSP0323 chromosome 9, ASM357664v1 includes these proteins:
- the LOC116030565 gene encoding putative late blight resistance protein homolog R1A-10 — MVGCDDEFETIGHKLISHSKKLEVISIVGMGGIGKTTLIQRVYENTSIISHFDVRAWTTVSQEYNLEEMLLDLLGCIGKRSTVGVGSTIEGDTSNDDPPAIGLTDLPAININERAISNDPPATRLRKALMGKRYLIVIDDIWSTKAWDDIHTCFPKEDFNGSRILLTTRLKQVADYASVSNNSHYMRFLNFNESWNLFYKKVFEEKKFPAQFKMICRGIVEKCQGLPLTIIVVAGLITSINKESLNQWGIVTENLNSLLSMDPEERCSKILSLSYYHLPPHLKVCFLYFGVFPGDSKVLVKRLVQLWVAEGFLKLDLNKSMEEVAEAYLQDLIDRGLVQIDKQSPNGKIKSCRLHDILHSFCLIEAQRENLLCFINENNIDVAMSTSFNPKACRWICSQLSHLHLSIVRAWYDDTHTSDEEIHSFIYFLKDFPRSYEPWSSSFKLLKVLDIGSTLILDIIPGEIVDLVNLRYLALSTSVVLHKFQWFKLRSLQTFIVDFHGYSWKAEPPYILDMPRLRNVYFTKGSPLYLPKLVQENLLTISWLNVPEPLWTKSDLTKIPNVKKLGIYIGISMNFMPSLLPPGSLDGLADLHQLENLKIAAKESNLLVGDFQLPKVFPPNLKKLTLCHTYLPWDDMLLIATLPNLEILKLIGYAFYGSEWKTTENGFCKLKYFQIEESNLKYWSAVANHFPALEYLILSYCQHLEEVPADFVDITTLQLIKLTHCCSSLVTSAKHIQKERLDYGDYKLVVRDFHTLPQRKQLFPERLLGGYN, encoded by the exons ATGGTAGGATGCGACGATGAGTTTGAAACCATAGGGCACAAGCTCATTTCGCATTCCAAAAAACTGGAAGTCATCTCAATCGTGGGGATGGGAGGCATCGGAAAGACTACCTTAATTCAGAGAGTCTATGAAAATACAtcaattatttctcattttgacGTTCGAGCATGGACTACTGTTTCTCAAGAGTATAACCTCGAAGAAATGCTTCTTGACCTTCTGGGTTGTATTGGTAAAAGGAGCACTGTTGGTGTTGGCAGTACCATTGAAGGAGACACCTCTAATGATGATCCTCCAGCAATTGGCCTTACTGATCTTCCAGCAATTAACATCAATGAAAGAGCCATCTCTAATGATCCTCCAGCAACTCGACTGCGTAAAGCGTTGATGGGTAAGAGGTATCTAATTGTTATAGATGATATATGGAGCACCAAGGCATGGGATGACATCCATACATGCTTTCCAAAAGAGGATTTCAACGGAAGTCGAATATTGTTGACTACAAGGCTGAAACAGGTGGCCGACTATGCTAGTGTAAGTAACAATTCTCATTACATGCGATTTCTAAATTTCAATGAAAGTTGGAATTTATTTTACAAGAAAGTATTTGAGGAAAAAAAGTTTCCTGCCCAATTTAAAATGATTTGTAGAGGTATTGTTGAAAAATGTCAAGGATTACCTCTAACAATAATTGTGGTTGCTGGGCTAATCACCTCAATCAATAAGGAATCCTTAAACCAGTGGGGTATTGTTACtgaaaatttgaattcattGCTCAGCATGGATCCGGAAGAAAGATGTTCAAAAATACTTTCACTAAGTTACTACCACTTGCCTCCACACTTGAAAGTGTGTTTCTTATATTTTGGAGTGTTCCCGGGAGATAGTAAGGTTCTTGTGAAGAGATTGGTTCAGTTATGGGTTGCAGAGGGATTCTTGAAGCTTGATTTGAATAAGAGCATGGAAGAAGTGGCTGAAGCTTACTTGCAGGATCTTATAGACAGAGGTCTAGTTCAGATTGATAAGCAAAGTCCTAATGGCAAAATAAAGTCTTGTAGACTCCATGATATATTGCATAGCTTTTGTTTGATAGAAGCTCAAAGGGAGAACCTTTTGTGTTTTATAAATGAGAATAATATTGATGTGGCTATGTCAACAAGCTTTAATCCAAAAGCTTGCCGTTGGATTTGCAGTCAATTAAGCCATTTGCATTTGTCAATTGTCCGAGCATGGTATGATGATACTCACACATCTGATGAAGAAATCCATTCCttcatatattttttgaaagattttCCCCGTAGCTATGAACCATGGTCTTCCTCTTTTAAACTACTAAAGGTGTTGGACATAGGTTCAACATTAATTCTGGATATTATACCCGGGGAAATAGTTGATCTTGTTAATTTGAGATACTTAGCCCTATCCACTAGTGTTGTTCTTCACAAGTTCCAATGGTTTAAGCTTCGAAGTTTGCAGACTTTCATTGTTGATTTTCATGGTTACTCATGGAAAGCGGAGCCACCATATATTTTGGATATGCCACGGTTAAGGAATGTTTATTTTACCAAGGGTTCTCCTTTGTATCTCCCAAAGTTGGTTCAAGAAAATCTATTGACTATATCTTGGTTGAATGTGCCAGAGCCTTTGTGGACTAAGTCCGACTTAACAAAGATTCCAAACGTGAAGAAACTCGGGATTTACATTGGGATCAGCATGAATTTTATGCCTTCTTTATTGCCGCCTGGTTCGCTTGATGGTCTGGCTGATTTGCATCAACTTGAGAACTTAAAAATTGCAGCAAAGGAAAGCAATCTTCTTGTGGGTGACTTCCAACTTCCAAAAGTTTTTCCACCAAACCTTAAAAAGTTGACGCTTTGTCATACTTATCTTCCATGGGATGATATGCTTCTTATTGCCACATTGCCCAACCTTGAGATTCTAAAATTGATAGGGTATGCTTTTTATGGCTCGGAGTGGAAAACGACAGAGAATGGGTTCTGTAAATTAAAGTACTTTCAAATCGAAGAGTCAAATCTCAAGTATTGGAGTGCGGTTGCTAATCATTTCCCCGCTCTGGAATACCTAATTCTATCATACTGTCAACATTTGGAAGAAGTTCCAGCTGATTTTGTTGATATTACCACTTTACAATTAATTAAGTTAACTCATTGTTGCTCTTCACTTGTTACTTCCGCTAAACATATTCAAAAAGAGCGACTGGACTATGGAGACTATAAACTCGTTGTTCGTGACTTTCATACTTTGCCGCAAAG GAAACAACTATTCCCAGAAAGATTGCTCGGAGGGTATAACTAG